Part of the Vibrio penaeicida genome is shown below.
CCCTGAAACGAACCCCACCATGGTTACCATCCAAGGGGAATTTGCGTGCGCTTCAATAAACGCATCAATCGAATCGTAGCCGTTGATTCTCGCGGCGTAAGAAAGATCGGTGCCTTCCGGATCTTGGTGCCTTTCCCTAAATCGCATCAGTGTTTCGTGTGTCCATGGATCTTGGTAATACACAGGCACTTCAACGATACGGGTGTCTATTTTCGCTTCGTTTTCTGCCATAGACGCTTCAAGGTCTTGTATGGTTTTCAGCATGTCTGAAGGGGCACAAATGTCAGGGTTGTATTTCACCTGAAAAGACGCATTTGCAGGGCAGATTTCTTCTACCCCCTGAATGTTGGCTTGTCGGATAGCTTGCGTCATCGACAAGCTTTTGAAAAAGGCAGCAAGTGACATCTCTTCGCTAACCTCTACAAATATGTGTTCGTCTCCGCCATAGGAGTAGCGTGTTTTCATCGTCGTTCCTTAAGATGCTTGAGAGTAGGAGCTGTCCTTGCTCGTATCAGACTCGGATTCATTCTCTAACCACCGTTCTAGCCATGCAGTGTTGAACTGTCCAGTGAGTAAATCGTTGTCTTTGCATAATTTTTGAAATAGAGGCTGGGTGGTTTTTACGCCAGTCACTTCCAATTCGTCGAGGGCTCTTGCCATGCGTTTAATGGCGTTTTCTCGGGTGCTATCCCATACAATAAGCTTTCCTAACAGCGAATCGTAGTAAGGGGGAATGGCAAATCCGGAGTAGATTAACCCGTCAAATCGAACCCC
Proteins encoded:
- a CDS encoding 5-oxoprolinase subunit B family protein, giving the protein MKTRYSYGGDEHIFVEVSEEMSLAAFFKSLSMTQAIRQANIQGVEEICPANASFQVKYNPDICAPSDMLKTIQDLEASMAENEAKIDTRIVEVPVYYQDPWTHETLMRFRERHQDPEGTDLSYAARINGYDSIDAFIEAHANSPWMVTMVGFVSGLPFMFQMVEQEKQIQVPKYVRPRTDTPKLTVGYGGCFSCIYSVRGAGGYQMFGVTPMPIYDPSQSVAHLKDFLVFFQPGDIVKFRAINEAEYHQIVEQVEAGTYQPVIKPVQFSLSEFEANMGSYNTKLKEALYEH